From the genome of Lasioglossum baleicum chromosome 13, iyLasBale1, whole genome shotgun sequence, one region includes:
- the E(pc) gene encoding enhancer of Polycomb isoform X2 has product MSKLSFRARALDASKPMPIYMAEELPDLPDYSAINRAVPQMPSGMEKEEECEHHLQRAICTGLIIPTPEVTDLADAEAYDKIYPADYKLPRQLIHMQPFAMEQDIPDYDMDSEDEKWVAVQSRKMDLTPLQFEEMMDRLEKSSGQTVVTLNEAKALLKEDDDLIIAVFDYWLNKRLKTQHPLLLTVKTEHRFGSAANNPYLAFRRRTEKMQTRKNRKNDETSYEKMLKLRRDLSRAVTLLEMVKRREKTKREHLHLTIEVYEKRYQAQDFNGQILAEVSALKTPRPAFAPLFTNQFGVHQNWANKVCKDEVVPRKEKRQYKKRKHKTDNRGGSLDDNGVRGGTGSGGGRGSRPGVLGSGLDLLLSSDEDSPLPSHSHSQPSVPSDRDDEDTADEGQFAFRRNRNSTYLPPVLGGFGNWPWCDKNEGGLADKKYRFSLTSISKPVPRCIGFARRRIGRGGRVILDRCSTDMDDMWSSLDFTIHQPKREPVDSDTTAASATPVKKEWLHFRPKTPPVPVHSPSEESSDTDSDVEPTLSQTKPLPYPFPPEATSICVEVEPERAGDELPFTSEFNIADYFSVDALSDFDLAIANITGSACVSGLSDNNSSDSRTDELGSSHFIVTPLPSNHFAQPASQQGRPQCSGSGSSVVNTSTSCSTVPSSFSCTTNNQPAMSSSTVSTQCASTATETQSNHQTKQHRQLPNNSSTASILSKSLTSPANNRNGGNCGSGSAGVRVFSASTTSSGTLTNFGNGHQNGPLPHINNSNNISNSTHMVNNQSTIVLPQKHPPSNLLPGLIAQSKLASLARQQQQTQSQAQQIPTSGEITLNSNSESLDMEVDGVETAACDGKPQQQQLVRANKTNSLAMEVT; this is encoded by the exons ATGAGCAAGCTGTCGTTCAGGGCCCGCGCCCTGGACGCTTCCAAGCCCATGCCGATTTACATGGCCGAGGAACTACCGGATCTGCCAGATTACTCGGCCATTAACCGTGCTGTGCCCCAAATGCCCAgcggcatggaaaaggaggaggaATGT GAACATCACTTGCAACGAGCAATATGTACGGGTCTAATCATTCCTACTCCCGAAGTAACCGACTTGGCAGATGCGGAAGCTTATGACAAAATATATCCAGCTGATTATAAGCTACCTCGTCAACTTATACACATGCAAC CATTTGCAATGGAACAAGATATTCCGGATTACGATATGGATTCGGAAGATGAAAAATGGGTTGCAGTACAAAGCCGTAAAATGGACTTAACTCCTCTTCAATTCGAAGAAATGATGGATCGGTTGGAGAAAAGTTCTGGGCAAACTGTTGTCACCCTTAACGAAGCTAAAGCACTTCTGAAAGAAGACGACGATTTAATTATTGCTGTTTTTGATTACTGGCTGAATAAACGTCTTAAGACA CAACACCCACTTCTATTAACAGTGAAAACAGAGCATCGGTTTGGTTCGGCTGCAAATAATCCTTATTTAGCGTTTAGACGTAGAACAGAAAAAATGCAAACACGTAAAAATCGCAAGAACGACGAAACTAGTTATGAAAAAATGCTGAAACTTCGTAGGGATCTTAGTAGAGCAGTAACTCTTCTCGAGATGGTAAAACGAAGAGAGAAGACCAAACGGGAACACTTACATCTTACAATCGAAGTCTATGAGAAAAG ATACCAAGCACAAGACTTTAACGGGCAAATATTGGCGGAAGTATCGGCGCTGAAGACACCGAGGCCAGCTTTTGCTCCACTGTTTACAAATCAGTTCGGTGTTCATCAAAATTGGGCAAACAAAGTTTGTAAA GATGAAGTAGTaccaagaaaagaaaaaagacagTACAAGAAACGGAAACATAAAACTGACAACAGAGGCGGAAGCTTGGACGACAATGGTGTACGTGGTGGAACAGGTAGCGGAGGCGGTCGAGGAAGTCGACCTGGTGTTCTCGGGAGCGGGCTGGACCTGCTATTGAGCTCAGACGAGGATAGTCCGCTTCCATCTCATTCACATTCTCAGCCCTCGGTTCCCTCCGATCGTGATGACGAAGACACCGCTGACGAGGGTCAATTCGCTTTTCGACGGAATAGAAATAGCACTTATTTACCA CCTGTATTGGGTGGATTTGGAAATTGGCCTTGGTGTGATAAAAACGAGGGAGGTTTGGCCGATAAGAAGTATAGGTTTTCACTGACCAGTATCAGCAAACCGGTACCAAGGTGTATCGGTTTCGCACGGCGACGAATTGGTCGGGGTGGCAG AGTAATATTGGACCGTTGTTCTACCGATATGGATGATATGTGGTCGTCGTTAGACTTCACGATACATCAGCCGAAGCGAGAACCAGTGGATTCCGATACAACTGCCGCATCCGCAACTCCAGTCAAAAAAGAGTG GTTACACTTCCGACCAAAGACTCCACCCGTGCCAGTGCATAGTCCAAGCGAAGAAAGTAGTGATACGGACTCGGATGTGGAGCCAACTTTGTCGCAAACGAAGCCGCTTCCGTACCCATTCCCACCGGAAGCAACGTCGATCTGCGTGGAAGTGGAGCCTGAGCGTGCGGGAGACGAGCTACCTTTCACGTCCGAGTTTAACATCGCGGATTACTTCTCGGTCGACGCTCTGTCGGACTTCGACCTTGCCATAGCGAACATCACCGGTAGTGCGTGTGTTAGTGGACTGTCGGACAATAACTCTAGCGACTCGCGGACAGACGAGCTGGGCAGTTCGCATTTCATTGTGACTCCGCTACCTAGCAATCATTTTGCACAGCCTGCGTCACAGCAGGGTCGGCCTCAGTGCAGTGGTAGTGGTTCTAGTGTTGTAAATACTTCTACAAGTTGTTCTACGGTCCCGTCGTCATTCTCGTGTACGACCAACAACCAACCAGCAATGTCGTCCAGTACAGTGTCCACGCAATGCGCCAGCACTGCTACCGAGACGCAGTCGAATCACCAAACTAAGCAACACAGACAATTGCCAAACAATAGCAGTACCGCCTCTATTCTATCAAAGTCTTTGACTAGTCCGGCGAATAATAGGAATGGCGGTAACTGCGGCAGTGGTAGTGCTGGGGTCAGAGTGTTCAGTGCGAGTACCACAAGTAGTGGAACGTTAACAAACTTCGGCAATGGCCATCAGAATGGACCGTTGCCTCATATAAATAACTCTAACAACATTTCGAATAGCACCCACATGGTGAATAATCAATCGACGATAGTTCTGCCGCAAAAACATCCGCCGTCCAATCTGCTACCTGGCTTGATCGCGCAGAGCAAATTGGCGAGTCTCGCGAGGCAGCAACAACAAACGCAAAGTCAGGCGCAACAAATCCCAACGTCCGGGGAAATTACGCTTAATAGTAATAG TGAAAGTTTGGATATGGAGGTGGATGGAGTGGAAACTGCAGCTTGTGACGGTAAgccgcagcagcagcagcttGTACGGGCAAACAAAACAAATTCATTAGCAATGGAAGTGACATGA
- the E(pc) gene encoding enhancer of Polycomb isoform X1 — protein MSKLSFRARALDASKPMPIYMAEELPDLPDYSAINRAVPQMPSGMEKEEECEHHLQRAICTGLIIPTPEVTDLADAEAYDKIYPADYKLPRQLIHMQPFAMEQDIPDYDMDSEDEKWVAVQSRKMDLTPLQFEEMMDRLEKSSGQTVVTLNEAKALLKEDDDLIIAVFDYWLNKRLKTVSVQHRISNDSKIVVQHPLLLTVKTEHRFGSAANNPYLAFRRRTEKMQTRKNRKNDETSYEKMLKLRRDLSRAVTLLEMVKRREKTKREHLHLTIEVYEKRYQAQDFNGQILAEVSALKTPRPAFAPLFTNQFGVHQNWANKVCKDEVVPRKEKRQYKKRKHKTDNRGGSLDDNGVRGGTGSGGGRGSRPGVLGSGLDLLLSSDEDSPLPSHSHSQPSVPSDRDDEDTADEGQFAFRRNRNSTYLPPVLGGFGNWPWCDKNEGGLADKKYRFSLTSISKPVPRCIGFARRRIGRGGRVILDRCSTDMDDMWSSLDFTIHQPKREPVDSDTTAASATPVKKEWLHFRPKTPPVPVHSPSEESSDTDSDVEPTLSQTKPLPYPFPPEATSICVEVEPERAGDELPFTSEFNIADYFSVDALSDFDLAIANITGSACVSGLSDNNSSDSRTDELGSSHFIVTPLPSNHFAQPASQQGRPQCSGSGSSVVNTSTSCSTVPSSFSCTTNNQPAMSSSTVSTQCASTATETQSNHQTKQHRQLPNNSSTASILSKSLTSPANNRNGGNCGSGSAGVRVFSASTTSSGTLTNFGNGHQNGPLPHINNSNNISNSTHMVNNQSTIVLPQKHPPSNLLPGLIAQSKLASLARQQQQTQSQAQQIPTSGEITLNSNSESLDMEVDGVETAACDGKPQQQQLVRANKTNSLAMEVT, from the exons ATGAGCAAGCTGTCGTTCAGGGCCCGCGCCCTGGACGCTTCCAAGCCCATGCCGATTTACATGGCCGAGGAACTACCGGATCTGCCAGATTACTCGGCCATTAACCGTGCTGTGCCCCAAATGCCCAgcggcatggaaaaggaggaggaATGT GAACATCACTTGCAACGAGCAATATGTACGGGTCTAATCATTCCTACTCCCGAAGTAACCGACTTGGCAGATGCGGAAGCTTATGACAAAATATATCCAGCTGATTATAAGCTACCTCGTCAACTTATACACATGCAAC CATTTGCAATGGAACAAGATATTCCGGATTACGATATGGATTCGGAAGATGAAAAATGGGTTGCAGTACAAAGCCGTAAAATGGACTTAACTCCTCTTCAATTCGAAGAAATGATGGATCGGTTGGAGAAAAGTTCTGGGCAAACTGTTGTCACCCTTAACGAAGCTAAAGCACTTCTGAAAGAAGACGACGATTTAATTATTGCTGTTTTTGATTACTGGCTGAATAAACGTCTTAAGACAGTAAGCGTCCAGCATCGTATTTCGAATGACAGTAAAATTGTTGTA CAACACCCACTTCTATTAACAGTGAAAACAGAGCATCGGTTTGGTTCGGCTGCAAATAATCCTTATTTAGCGTTTAGACGTAGAACAGAAAAAATGCAAACACGTAAAAATCGCAAGAACGACGAAACTAGTTATGAAAAAATGCTGAAACTTCGTAGGGATCTTAGTAGAGCAGTAACTCTTCTCGAGATGGTAAAACGAAGAGAGAAGACCAAACGGGAACACTTACATCTTACAATCGAAGTCTATGAGAAAAG ATACCAAGCACAAGACTTTAACGGGCAAATATTGGCGGAAGTATCGGCGCTGAAGACACCGAGGCCAGCTTTTGCTCCACTGTTTACAAATCAGTTCGGTGTTCATCAAAATTGGGCAAACAAAGTTTGTAAA GATGAAGTAGTaccaagaaaagaaaaaagacagTACAAGAAACGGAAACATAAAACTGACAACAGAGGCGGAAGCTTGGACGACAATGGTGTACGTGGTGGAACAGGTAGCGGAGGCGGTCGAGGAAGTCGACCTGGTGTTCTCGGGAGCGGGCTGGACCTGCTATTGAGCTCAGACGAGGATAGTCCGCTTCCATCTCATTCACATTCTCAGCCCTCGGTTCCCTCCGATCGTGATGACGAAGACACCGCTGACGAGGGTCAATTCGCTTTTCGACGGAATAGAAATAGCACTTATTTACCA CCTGTATTGGGTGGATTTGGAAATTGGCCTTGGTGTGATAAAAACGAGGGAGGTTTGGCCGATAAGAAGTATAGGTTTTCACTGACCAGTATCAGCAAACCGGTACCAAGGTGTATCGGTTTCGCACGGCGACGAATTGGTCGGGGTGGCAG AGTAATATTGGACCGTTGTTCTACCGATATGGATGATATGTGGTCGTCGTTAGACTTCACGATACATCAGCCGAAGCGAGAACCAGTGGATTCCGATACAACTGCCGCATCCGCAACTCCAGTCAAAAAAGAGTG GTTACACTTCCGACCAAAGACTCCACCCGTGCCAGTGCATAGTCCAAGCGAAGAAAGTAGTGATACGGACTCGGATGTGGAGCCAACTTTGTCGCAAACGAAGCCGCTTCCGTACCCATTCCCACCGGAAGCAACGTCGATCTGCGTGGAAGTGGAGCCTGAGCGTGCGGGAGACGAGCTACCTTTCACGTCCGAGTTTAACATCGCGGATTACTTCTCGGTCGACGCTCTGTCGGACTTCGACCTTGCCATAGCGAACATCACCGGTAGTGCGTGTGTTAGTGGACTGTCGGACAATAACTCTAGCGACTCGCGGACAGACGAGCTGGGCAGTTCGCATTTCATTGTGACTCCGCTACCTAGCAATCATTTTGCACAGCCTGCGTCACAGCAGGGTCGGCCTCAGTGCAGTGGTAGTGGTTCTAGTGTTGTAAATACTTCTACAAGTTGTTCTACGGTCCCGTCGTCATTCTCGTGTACGACCAACAACCAACCAGCAATGTCGTCCAGTACAGTGTCCACGCAATGCGCCAGCACTGCTACCGAGACGCAGTCGAATCACCAAACTAAGCAACACAGACAATTGCCAAACAATAGCAGTACCGCCTCTATTCTATCAAAGTCTTTGACTAGTCCGGCGAATAATAGGAATGGCGGTAACTGCGGCAGTGGTAGTGCTGGGGTCAGAGTGTTCAGTGCGAGTACCACAAGTAGTGGAACGTTAACAAACTTCGGCAATGGCCATCAGAATGGACCGTTGCCTCATATAAATAACTCTAACAACATTTCGAATAGCACCCACATGGTGAATAATCAATCGACGATAGTTCTGCCGCAAAAACATCCGCCGTCCAATCTGCTACCTGGCTTGATCGCGCAGAGCAAATTGGCGAGTCTCGCGAGGCAGCAACAACAAACGCAAAGTCAGGCGCAACAAATCCCAACGTCCGGGGAAATTACGCTTAATAGTAATAG TGAAAGTTTGGATATGGAGGTGGATGGAGTGGAAACTGCAGCTTGTGACGGTAAgccgcagcagcagcagcttGTACGGGCAAACAAAACAAATTCATTAGCAATGGAAGTGACATGA
- the LOC143214877 gene encoding fanconi-associated nuclease 1 isoform X2, translating into MLKQKRIDEFFKLTSSRHALKNNEKNSASVTSHSKNGRKRRKLPKDALKHFKSNNSFSDDIVDVEIEYQGNNTSNYKEENISLSQSSICSINSAASADCTIVYENISGLSQEDHNDARLLFQDDDMADERNDLMLTEDDIDISFVNKPEDNMLSNNETDLRRAESEMEYNNEFLKTPIKEQASFDERTSPILGSSSSSLRIKRSKYSPRKPSGKSPKKQMTERLFDQFVNIDIAKIVIEHMNLAKQHAIPLNNFNLEEIYSTDTFDYLYYQISTEATVNYQLDNVNLPRDLKAKVLIGSILAVLSKPFNCGYFKETELDFLYSVLTLPEKGQMLLARIITRKRGWHRKRTINYPEISSDLQDVFNILESQCICSSKLKDEDQELPVILDLLQADELRQICQNMKVKYKGKKEIIIAELIKLSKNKSLFPGMKSSNNALYDCILKKLGYCVCITDKTWNTIDAIMTLLLPDEDPQSSMSDIFYKLRDIYLGNIEFPNKAENPFPIFSSSLHLISYVHVKSMLSKTLTLILKKNWEEVRLYGQLAMETLPDLLTTESERLENSTLPMHVRKFMPGYVWMKILSKSIDAFKRKKDLTRVEEILNFLLEQNCHMQTYKGKWYSELALVKMRHRKDINSSALVTMTALNCEYISQVDKVDLLRRLKQISKRKADVESKTKMNIDKVLNDYCHQMPTFDKKIVISGSLMPNSRPNGKSTWLVESNDGDDGYGTVETVALYHYKKQENFSNGLHCEGNLPILLFTTLFWEELYEIQIPGAFMSPYGTAPADLYTKHFYKNREQKIDTKLQYINSFNATPEFFSTWMEMRFETYKQYRSLMPTNLLEHNTYMKEIVYCLGVSGVTGICERMLKNFKLWSAGFPDLIVWNYDTRQHKIVEVKGPADNLSTKQQLWLEYLNELGLNVEVCLVQDKKRQKKEN; encoded by the exons atgctCAAGCAGAAGCGCATAGACgagttttttaaattaacaAGTAGCCGACATGCGTTGAAGAATAATGAAAAGAATTCTGCAAGTGTTACATCTCACAGCAAAAAT GGAAGGAAACGAAGGAAGCTTCCAAAGGATGCACTTAAACATTTCAAATCTAATAACTCGTTCTCCGATGATATCGTAGATGTGGAAATAGAATATCAAGGAAATAATACTTCGAATTACAAAGAAGAGAATATTTCATTATCGCAAAGCAGCATTTGCAGCATCAACTCTGCAGCGTCTGCAGATTGTACGATTGTATATGAAAACATTAGCGGATTATCCCAAGAAGATCATAACGATGCGAGATTACTTTTTCAAGATGACGATATGGCAGACGAAAGAAACGATCTAATGCTTACAGAGGATGATATCGATATATCATTTGTAAATAAACCAGAAGACAATATGTTGAGCAACAATGAAACTGATTTAAGAAGAGCAGAGAGCGAAATGGAGTAcaataatgaatttttaaaaacaccGATCAAAGAACAAGCGTCCTTCGACGAAAGAACATCTCCAATACTAGGTTCTAGCAGTTCATCGCTTAGAATAAAAAGATCAAAATATTCTCCAAGAAAGCCATCTGGTAAATCGCCGAAAAAACAGATGACTGAAAGATTGTTCGATCAATTTGTGAATATTGATATCGCAAAGATTGTTATCGAACATATGAACCTAGCCAAGCAACATGCTATTCCGCTAAATAATTTCAACCTGGAAGAGATATATTCTACAGATACATTTGATTATCTTTACTATCAAATAAGTACAGAAGCTACGGTGAATTATCAACTAGACAATGTAAATTTACCTAGAGACCTCAAGGCAAAAGTTTTAATCGGTTCTATCCTTGCCGTGTTGTCTAAGCCCTTTAATTGTGGCTATTTCAAAGAGACGGAGTTAGATTTCTTGTATTCGGTTCTCACTCTTCCAGAAAAAGGTCAAATGTTGCTGGCCCGCATAATTACAAGGAAGAGGGGGTGGCACCGCAAACGTACTATAAATTATCCAGAAATATCCAGCGATTTGCAGGATGTCTTTAACATTCTCGAATCGCAATGTATTTGCTCCTcaaaactaaaagatgaagatcAAGAGTTACCCGTTATACTTGATCTATTACAAGCAGATGAACTTCGTCAAATTTGTCAAAACATGAAAGTAAAGTACAAGGGAAAGAAGGAAATTATCATTGCGGAACTGATTAAATTGTCAAAGAACAAATCTTTGTTTCCTGGAATGAAGAGTTCCAACAATGCTTTGTACGATTGTATTTTGAAAAAACTGGGTTACTGTGTATGTATAACAGACAAAACATGGAATACTATAGACGCGATAATGACTTTGCTATTGCCGGATGAGGATCCTCAAAGTAGTATGTCAGATATATTCTATAAGCTACGCGATATCTACTTAGGTAACATAGAATTTCCGAATAAAGCTGAAAATCCATTTccaatattttcgtctagtttGCATTTAATAAG TTATGTTCATGTTAAGTCAATGTTGTCGAAAACATTGACGTTAATCTTAAAGAAGAACTGGGAAGAGGTGCGACTTTATGGGCAGCTAGCCATGGAAACGTTACCAGATTTGTTAACAACAGAATCTGAAAG ATTAGAAAATTCTACGCTTCCTATGCACGTAAGAAAATTTATGCCTGGTTACGTATGGATGAAAATACTGTCGAAGAGTATAGATGCatttaaaagaaagaaagacttGACCAGAGtcgaagaaatattaaatttcttGTTAGAGCAGAACTGTCATATGCAAACGTATAAAGGGAAGTGGTACTCCGAATTAGCTCTTGTCAAGATGCGTCATCGCAAAGACATAAATTCTAGTGCATTAGTAACGATGACAGCTTTGAATTGCGAATATATATCGCAAGTAGATAAAGTAGATCTCTTGCGGAGATTGAAGCAGATTTCAAAGAGAAAGGCAGATGTAGAATCGAAAACGAAAATGAATATTGATAAGGTGTTAAATGATTATTGTCATCAGATGCCAACGTTCGATAAGAAAATAGTAATTTCTGGTTCTTTGATGCCAAA TTCCAGACCAAACGGAAAAAGCACTTGGCTCGTAGAAAGTAATGATGGAGATGATGGTTATGGAACGGTAGAAACGGTTGCTTTGTATCATTATAAGAAGCAGGAAAACTTTTCCAACGGATTACATTGCGAAGGGAATTTACCAATTCTTTTGTTCACCACTTTGTTCTGGGAAGAATTATACGAAATACAGATTCCTGGGGCATTTATGAGTCCTTATGGAACTGCTCCGGCTGATTTGTACACTAAACATTTCTACAAGAATAGAGAACAGAAAATTGATACAAAACTGCAATACATTAATTCTTTTAACGCAACTCCAGAATTTTTTAGTACCTGGATGGAAATGAGATTTGAAACGTACAAGCAGTATCGGTCTTTAATGCCAACGAATTTGCTGGAGCACAATACTTATATGAAA GAAATCGTATATTGTTTAGGAGTCTCTGGTGTTACAGGGATTTGTGAACGAATGCTAAAAAACTTTAAACTTTGGTCGGCTGGATTTCCCGATTTAATTGTATGGAATTATGATACGAGACAG CATAAAATTGTAGAGGTGAAAGGTCCCGCAGACAATCTATCGACTAAGCAACAACTATGGTTAGAATATTTGAACGAACTCGGATTAAACGTCGAAGTGTGCCTAGTACAAG ataaaaaaagacaaaaaaaaGAGAACTGA
- the LOC143214877 gene encoding fanconi-associated nuclease 1 isoform X1, translated as MLKQKRIDEFFKLTSSRHALKNNEKNSASVTSHSKNGRKRRKLPKDALKHFKSNNSFSDDIVDVEIEYQGNNTSNYKEENISLSQSSICSINSAASADCTIVYENISGLSQEDHNDARLLFQDDDMADERNDLMLTEDDIDISFVNKPEDNMLSNNETDLRRAESEMEYNNEFLKTPIKEQASFDERTSPILGSSSSSLRIKRSKYSPRKPSGKSPKKQMTERLFDQFVNIDIAKIVIEHMNLAKQHAIPLNNFNLEEIYSTDTFDYLYYQISTEATVNYQLDNVNLPRDLKAKVLIGSILAVLSKPFNCGYFKETELDFLYSVLTLPEKGQMLLARIITRKRGWHRKRTINYPEISSDLQDVFNILESQCICSSKLKDEDQELPVILDLLQADELRQICQNMKVKYKGKKEIIIAELIKLSKNKSLFPGMKSSNNALYDCILKKLGYCVCITDKTWNTIDAIMTLLLPDEDPQSSMSDIFYKLRDIYLGNIEFPNKAENPFPIFSSSLHLISYVHVKSMLSKTLTLILKKNWEEVRLYGQLAMETLPDLLTTESERLENSTLPMHVRKFMPGYVWMKILSKSIDAFKRKKDLTRVEEILNFLLEQNCHMQTYKGKWYSELALVKMRHRKDINSSALVTMTALNCEYISQVDKVDLLRRLKQISKRKADVESKTKMNIDKVLNDYCHQMPTFDKKIVISGSLMPNSRPNGKSTWLVESNDGDDGYGTVETVALYHYKKQENFSNGLHCEGNLPILLFTTLFWEELYEIQIPGAFMSPYGTAPADLYTKHFYKNREQKIDTKLQYINSFNATPEFFSTWMEMRFETYKQYRSLMPTNLLEHNTYMKEIVYCLGVSGVTGICERMLKNFKLWSAGFPDLIVWNYDTRQHKIVEVKGPADNLSTKQQLWLEYLNELGLNVEVCLVQGRRITFKTPKLLSL; from the exons atgctCAAGCAGAAGCGCATAGACgagttttttaaattaacaAGTAGCCGACATGCGTTGAAGAATAATGAAAAGAATTCTGCAAGTGTTACATCTCACAGCAAAAAT GGAAGGAAACGAAGGAAGCTTCCAAAGGATGCACTTAAACATTTCAAATCTAATAACTCGTTCTCCGATGATATCGTAGATGTGGAAATAGAATATCAAGGAAATAATACTTCGAATTACAAAGAAGAGAATATTTCATTATCGCAAAGCAGCATTTGCAGCATCAACTCTGCAGCGTCTGCAGATTGTACGATTGTATATGAAAACATTAGCGGATTATCCCAAGAAGATCATAACGATGCGAGATTACTTTTTCAAGATGACGATATGGCAGACGAAAGAAACGATCTAATGCTTACAGAGGATGATATCGATATATCATTTGTAAATAAACCAGAAGACAATATGTTGAGCAACAATGAAACTGATTTAAGAAGAGCAGAGAGCGAAATGGAGTAcaataatgaatttttaaaaacaccGATCAAAGAACAAGCGTCCTTCGACGAAAGAACATCTCCAATACTAGGTTCTAGCAGTTCATCGCTTAGAATAAAAAGATCAAAATATTCTCCAAGAAAGCCATCTGGTAAATCGCCGAAAAAACAGATGACTGAAAGATTGTTCGATCAATTTGTGAATATTGATATCGCAAAGATTGTTATCGAACATATGAACCTAGCCAAGCAACATGCTATTCCGCTAAATAATTTCAACCTGGAAGAGATATATTCTACAGATACATTTGATTATCTTTACTATCAAATAAGTACAGAAGCTACGGTGAATTATCAACTAGACAATGTAAATTTACCTAGAGACCTCAAGGCAAAAGTTTTAATCGGTTCTATCCTTGCCGTGTTGTCTAAGCCCTTTAATTGTGGCTATTTCAAAGAGACGGAGTTAGATTTCTTGTATTCGGTTCTCACTCTTCCAGAAAAAGGTCAAATGTTGCTGGCCCGCATAATTACAAGGAAGAGGGGGTGGCACCGCAAACGTACTATAAATTATCCAGAAATATCCAGCGATTTGCAGGATGTCTTTAACATTCTCGAATCGCAATGTATTTGCTCCTcaaaactaaaagatgaagatcAAGAGTTACCCGTTATACTTGATCTATTACAAGCAGATGAACTTCGTCAAATTTGTCAAAACATGAAAGTAAAGTACAAGGGAAAGAAGGAAATTATCATTGCGGAACTGATTAAATTGTCAAAGAACAAATCTTTGTTTCCTGGAATGAAGAGTTCCAACAATGCTTTGTACGATTGTATTTTGAAAAAACTGGGTTACTGTGTATGTATAACAGACAAAACATGGAATACTATAGACGCGATAATGACTTTGCTATTGCCGGATGAGGATCCTCAAAGTAGTATGTCAGATATATTCTATAAGCTACGCGATATCTACTTAGGTAACATAGAATTTCCGAATAAAGCTGAAAATCCATTTccaatattttcgtctagtttGCATTTAATAAG TTATGTTCATGTTAAGTCAATGTTGTCGAAAACATTGACGTTAATCTTAAAGAAGAACTGGGAAGAGGTGCGACTTTATGGGCAGCTAGCCATGGAAACGTTACCAGATTTGTTAACAACAGAATCTGAAAG ATTAGAAAATTCTACGCTTCCTATGCACGTAAGAAAATTTATGCCTGGTTACGTATGGATGAAAATACTGTCGAAGAGTATAGATGCatttaaaagaaagaaagacttGACCAGAGtcgaagaaatattaaatttcttGTTAGAGCAGAACTGTCATATGCAAACGTATAAAGGGAAGTGGTACTCCGAATTAGCTCTTGTCAAGATGCGTCATCGCAAAGACATAAATTCTAGTGCATTAGTAACGATGACAGCTTTGAATTGCGAATATATATCGCAAGTAGATAAAGTAGATCTCTTGCGGAGATTGAAGCAGATTTCAAAGAGAAAGGCAGATGTAGAATCGAAAACGAAAATGAATATTGATAAGGTGTTAAATGATTATTGTCATCAGATGCCAACGTTCGATAAGAAAATAGTAATTTCTGGTTCTTTGATGCCAAA TTCCAGACCAAACGGAAAAAGCACTTGGCTCGTAGAAAGTAATGATGGAGATGATGGTTATGGAACGGTAGAAACGGTTGCTTTGTATCATTATAAGAAGCAGGAAAACTTTTCCAACGGATTACATTGCGAAGGGAATTTACCAATTCTTTTGTTCACCACTTTGTTCTGGGAAGAATTATACGAAATACAGATTCCTGGGGCATTTATGAGTCCTTATGGAACTGCTCCGGCTGATTTGTACACTAAACATTTCTACAAGAATAGAGAACAGAAAATTGATACAAAACTGCAATACATTAATTCTTTTAACGCAACTCCAGAATTTTTTAGTACCTGGATGGAAATGAGATTTGAAACGTACAAGCAGTATCGGTCTTTAATGCCAACGAATTTGCTGGAGCACAATACTTATATGAAA GAAATCGTATATTGTTTAGGAGTCTCTGGTGTTACAGGGATTTGTGAACGAATGCTAAAAAACTTTAAACTTTGGTCGGCTGGATTTCCCGATTTAATTGTATGGAATTATGATACGAGACAG CATAAAATTGTAGAGGTGAAAGGTCCCGCAGACAATCTATCGACTAAGCAACAACTATGGTTAGAATATTTGAACGAACTCGGATTAAACGTCGAAGTGTGCCTAGTACAAGGTAGGAGAATTACATTTAAGACTCCAAAGCTTCTGTCACTGTAA